In the genome of Candidatus Omnitrophota bacterium, one region contains:
- a CDS encoding type III pantothenate kinase — protein sequence MTKALAINIGNTNTSFGLFNDKTLIKNFSAPTSGYKKGLIAGLFKKKPDQVIIASVVPRAKAKLKKLLKNLYTGKIFIVGENICVPIKNKYQTPDKLGSDRLVNAFAASRLYKAPLVVVDFGTAITFNVVSKQKEFLGGMIFPGINASLSSLKQSTALLPQIKLSHPKKLIGRNTKECIKSGVIYGIAGLTDRLIEKIEETLKQKLTVIATGGQSRLIKPYSKKVQYLDANLNLKGLRLILGDKL from the coding sequence ATGACCAAGGCCCTTGCCATTAATATCGGAAACACTAATACCTCGTTTGGCCTATTTAATGATAAAACACTTATAAAGAATTTCAGCGCCCCAACTTCAGGATACAAAAAAGGCCTAATTGCAGGCCTGTTCAAGAAAAAACCGGATCAGGTAATTATAGCAAGCGTAGTCCCGCGGGCGAAAGCCAAACTGAAAAAGCTTCTAAAAAATCTGTATACGGGAAAAATCTTTATCGTAGGAGAAAACATCTGCGTCCCGATTAAGAATAAATATCAAACCCCTGATAAACTTGGCAGCGACCGCCTAGTAAACGCCTTTGCTGCCTCAAGGCTTTACAAGGCGCCTCTTGTGGTAGTTGATTTCGGTACCGCCATAACCTTTAATGTGGTTTCAAAACAAAAAGAATTCTTAGGTGGAATGATCTTCCCGGGGATTAATGCCTCTTTATCCAGCTTAAAGCAATCTACGGCACTACTTCCACAAATAAAACTATCACACCCAAAGAAGCTTATTGGCAGAAACACAAAAGAATGCATTAAAAGTGGGGTCATTTATGGAATCGCCGGTTTAACCGATAGGCTTATTGAAAAAATAGAGGAAACGCTGAAACAAAAATTAACTGTCATCGCAACCGGAGGGCAAAGCAGACTTATAAAGCCATATTCCAAAAAGGTACAATACCTTGATGCAAACCTTAATCTAAAGGGCTTACGCTTGATCCTAGGAGATAAACTATGA
- the uvrB gene encoding excinuclease ABC subunit UvrB, with amino-acid sequence MSNFKLVSKFKPEGDQPRAIKQLTQSILAKNPHQTLLGVTGSGKTFTLANVIEKIKLPTLVISHNKTLAAQLYSEFKEFFPENAVEYFVSYYDYYQPEAYIPSTDTYIEKDSSINERLDRLRLSATTSLMSRADVIVVASVSCIYNLGSPKQYKDSLVFIQKSELLDREELLKKLIHIQYERNDYEFVRGKIRVRGDCVEIFPSYKETALRIQLNENKVELLSEINPVSAETLNILDKTAIYPAKHFVVSEDVITPALSSIEKELETQLNVLRKKNKLLEAQRLESRTKYDIEMIKEVGYCHGIENYSRHFSGRETGERPDTLIDYFPEDFLTIIDESHVTIPQLNGMYEADRSRKTTLVEYGFRLPSCLDNRPLKFPEFNKTIKQAIYVSATPAEYEIKKSSSKVIEQIIRPTGLLDPVIIIKPTQGQVDDLIKQVSSRAKSKERTLVTTLTKRMSEDLTNYLQEAGLRVKYLHSDIETIERSQILRQLRLREFDCLVGINLLREGLDLPEVSLVAILDADKEGFLRSATSLIQTAGRAARNINGTVIMYADTKTASMKKAISESDRRRKIQLEFNQKNKIAPRSVVKEIKEGIDRLARCEEFVRNLTGEEKDAYDMRKYISTLEYEMELAARNLEFEKAAAIRDKIREFRKI; translated from the coding sequence ATGTCTAATTTTAAATTAGTTTCTAAATTTAAGCCTGAAGGCGACCAGCCGCGGGCAATAAAACAATTAACCCAGTCCATACTTGCCAAAAATCCGCATCAAACCCTCTTGGGCGTCACCGGCTCAGGAAAAACTTTTACCCTGGCTAATGTAATAGAAAAAATAAAGCTTCCCACGCTTGTTATTTCGCATAATAAAACCCTTGCCGCGCAATTATATTCGGAATTTAAAGAATTTTTCCCGGAAAACGCGGTAGAATACTTCGTAAGTTATTATGATTATTACCAGCCCGAAGCCTATATCCCCTCAACTGATACCTATATAGAAAAGGATTCATCCATAAACGAGCGCTTAGACCGCCTAAGGCTTTCGGCTACTACATCGCTTATGTCGCGAGCTGATGTAATTGTGGTTGCCTCGGTATCCTGCATATACAACTTAGGCTCGCCCAAGCAATACAAAGATTCGCTGGTATTTATTCAAAAAAGCGAGCTTCTTGACCGCGAAGAGCTGCTGAAAAAGCTTATTCATATCCAATATGAAAGAAATGACTACGAGTTCGTGCGCGGCAAGATCCGTGTCAGAGGTGATTGCGTGGAAATATTTCCATCATATAAAGAAACCGCCTTGCGCATCCAGCTTAACGAGAATAAAGTAGAGCTTTTAAGCGAAATAAACCCTGTTTCCGCAGAAACCCTGAACATCTTGGATAAAACCGCTATTTATCCGGCAAAGCATTTCGTGGTTTCTGAAGATGTAATCACCCCGGCATTATCCTCAATCGAAAAAGAGCTGGAAACGCAATTAAATGTTTTACGCAAGAAAAACAAACTGCTTGAAGCACAAAGGCTGGAATCGCGCACCAAATACGATATAGAGATGATAAAAGAGGTCGGCTACTGCCACGGAATTGAAAATTATTCCCGGCATTTCTCAGGAAGAGAAACCGGAGAGAGGCCAGACACTTTGATTGATTATTTTCCAGAAGATTTTCTAACTATTATTGATGAATCCCATGTAACTATCCCACAATTAAACGGCATGTACGAAGCAGACCGCTCAAGGAAAACAACCCTGGTGGAATATGGGTTCCGGCTTCCCTCATGCCTGGACAACCGCCCATTGAAATTCCCGGAATTCAACAAAACCATTAAGCAGGCCATTTATGTGTCTGCCACCCCAGCAGAGTATGAAATCAAGAAAAGCAGCAGCAAAGTCATAGAACAAATCATCCGTCCCACGGGATTATTGGACCCGGTAATAATTATAAAGCCCACCCAGGGACAGGTTGATGACCTGATAAAGCAGGTAAGCTCAAGGGCAAAAAGCAAAGAACGCACCCTGGTTACTACTCTTACCAAACGTATGTCCGAAGATTTAACTAATTATTTACAAGAAGCCGGCTTAAGAGTAAAATACCTACATTCCGATATAGAAACTATTGAACGCTCACAAATCTTAAGGCAGCTGCGGCTGAGGGAATTTGACTGCCTTGTAGGCATTAATCTTTTAAGAGAGGGGCTGGATCTTCCGGAAGTCTCCCTTGTGGCAATTTTAGACGCGGATAAAGAAGGTTTCTTGCGCTCTGCCACGTCTCTTATCCAAACCGCAGGCCGTGCCGCCAGAAACATTAACGGCACGGTGATCATGTACGCGGATACTAAGACCGCCTCCATGAAAAAAGCTATTAGCGAAAGCGACAGGCGGCGCAAGATACAGCTAGAATTTAATCAAAAGAATAAGATCGCGCCGCGTTCAGTAGTAAAAGAAATAAAAGAAGGGATAGACCGGCTTGCCCGATGCGAAGAATTTGTCCGTAACCTAACCGGAGAAGAAAAAGACGCCTACGATATGCGTAAATATATATCCACCCTGGAATACGAAATGGAACTTGCCGCGCGCAACCTTGAATTTGAAAAAGCAGCCGCCATCCGCGATAAAATACGCGAATTTAGGAAAATATGA
- the cimA gene encoding citramalate synthase encodes MKNVKIYDTTLRDGSQGEGISYSAHDKIRITTALDRFGIHYIEGGWPGSNPKDMEFFLRAKSLRLKSAKLVAFSMTRRQGIKAQDDASLKALLKSGVKYVTIVGKTWDLHIKDVLKVSLEENIAMIKDTINFLVENGIIVFYDAEHFFDAYLSNKDYALKCLKVAQEAKAQAICLCDTNGGMLPSQIQAIVKEVLAYAKVMLGIHCHNDAGVAVANSICAIEAGCDLVQGTINGIGERCGNADLVAIMANLQLKLKNNCVGEKLKELVHLSHFVNEISNMRQKNDQPYVGDSAFAHKGGMHINAVMKNPKTYEHTNPESVGNRRRMLVSELGGKTGIILRAKNLQLDLTKDNPKTKEILKTIQELEHQGYHFEAAEASFELLMRRAFNQYKSFFELEGFRVVIEKVSDKKITSEAIIKVKVKGQKEHTAAEGDGPVNALDNALRKALKEFYPTLSKMHLSDFKVRVLDEKSGTAAKVRVLIQSQDEKDTWNTIGVSENIIEASWQALLDSVEYKLLKDHPKKS; translated from the coding sequence ATGAAAAACGTTAAAATCTACGACACAACCCTAAGAGACGGCTCGCAAGGCGAAGGGATATCATACTCTGCGCATGATAAAATCCGCATCACGACTGCGCTTGATAGATTCGGCATTCATTATATCGAGGGCGGATGGCCGGGCTCTAACCCCAAAGACATGGAATTTTTTCTTAGGGCAAAAAGCCTGCGCCTTAAAAGCGCCAAGCTTGTGGCCTTCAGCATGACCAGAAGACAGGGCATCAAGGCCCAAGATGACGCAAGCCTCAAAGCACTTCTTAAGTCCGGCGTAAAATATGTGACCATCGTGGGAAAAACCTGGGATTTGCACATAAAAGATGTGCTGAAGGTTTCTCTTGAAGAAAATATCGCCATGATCAAGGATACAATAAATTTCTTGGTGGAAAATGGCATTATTGTATTTTATGACGCTGAACATTTCTTTGACGCATACCTAAGCAACAAAGACTACGCCCTGAAATGCCTTAAAGTTGCCCAAGAAGCAAAAGCCCAGGCGATCTGCCTTTGCGACACAAATGGCGGAATGCTTCCCAGCCAAATACAGGCAATTGTAAAAGAAGTGCTTGCTTATGCAAAAGTAATGCTTGGCATACATTGCCATAACGATGCGGGAGTTGCCGTTGCCAATTCAATTTGCGCCATAGAGGCAGGCTGCGATCTGGTGCAGGGCACCATCAATGGTATTGGCGAACGCTGCGGCAATGCCGACCTGGTTGCGATTATGGCAAACCTTCAGCTAAAGCTTAAAAACAATTGCGTAGGCGAGAAATTAAAAGAGCTTGTGCACCTATCGCATTTTGTAAATGAAATAAGCAATATGCGCCAGAAAAACGACCAGCCTTATGTCGGTGATTCGGCATTTGCCCATAAAGGCGGAATGCATATTAACGCGGTAATGAAAAACCCAAAGACATATGAACACACCAACCCCGAATCCGTGGGCAACCGCCGCAGGATGCTTGTTTCAGAACTGGGAGGAAAAACCGGAATTATTTTAAGAGCAAAGAACCTTCAACTTGACCTGACTAAAGATAACCCCAAGACTAAAGAAATACTTAAGACCATACAGGAACTTGAACATCAAGGTTACCACTTTGAAGCTGCGGAAGCTTCTTTTGAATTATTAATGCGCAGGGCCTTTAATCAATACAAGAGTTTCTTTGAGCTGGAAGGCTTCAGGGTAGTTATTGAAAAGGTATCTGACAAGAAAATAACCTCCGAAGCTATTATCAAGGTAAAAGTCAAAGGGCAAAAGGAACACACCGCCGCCGAAGGCGACGGCCCGGTCAATGCCCTTGATAACGCCTTAAGAAAAGCCCTTAAAGAATTTTATCCTACTCTATCCAAGATGCACCTTTCGGATTTTAAGGTGCGCGTTTTAGATGAAAAGTCCGGTACTGCCGCCAAGGTGCGCGTTTTAATCCAGTCACAGGATGAAAAGGATACCTGGAATACTATTGGAGTATCCGAAAACATCATTGAAGCCAGCTGGCAGGCGCTCTTAGACAGCGTGGAATACAAACTGCTTAAAGACCATCCCAAGAAGTCTTGA
- a CDS encoding valine--tRNA ligase — protein sequence MQKELKSQYNPQSAEDKWYKLWEENKYFSAKTNKDKKPYAIVIPPPNVTGILHMGHALNNTIQDILIRYHRMKGFEALWMPGIDHAGIATQNVVEKSIAKEGLKRQDLGRDEFIKRVWKWKEEYGSTIIKQLKKLGASCDWDRLRFTMDAQYSETVIDVFVRLYEKGLIYRGSYIINWCPRCQTALADEEAPHQNINGHLYYIKYPLKEDNKQFVIVATTRPETMLGDTAVAVNPKDKRYKKLVGKTLILPLVNREIKVIADSMVDPKFGTGAVKVTPAHDPNDYATGKKHGLEFINVMHPDARMNENAGKYSNLDRFQARKMIIDDLTNLELIEKIDDYEVSAGHCYRCHTIIEPYLSKQWFVKTKPLAKPAIEAVKKGKIKFHPHRWTKVYLNWMENIQDWCISRQIWWGHRLPVYYCKNCQLSAVSYQPSAKNEKLKAESRKLKTEKGIIVSKIKPERCPDCAGTDIYQDEDVLDTWFSSWLWPFATFGWPNQLKAESRKLKTDLDYFYPTSVLVTAPEIIFFWVARMIMAGFEFMQDIPFKDVYIHGTVRDIEGKKMSKSLGNIIDPLEIIGEYGTDALRFSLISITAQGQDVFLSKERFEQGRNFANKIWNASRFILINLNEENTKHDLCAFFKKEHLELIDRWILSRLYITITETEKALNKFKFNEAANLLYSFFWHEFCDWYLEAIKPEIKDPQHQLVMYKVLEKFLRALHPFMPFISEELYSILGEKESIMNSSYPHIQKDIIDHKQERKMQLVFEIITQIRNLRSQINIRPDQKVKAGVFAHSQNNTKLIMENTGLIKYLSRSEEIEILGSKEKPSGTISAIAEDVDIYLYFAGLLDVEKEKLRIKEKQEQLIKSKQGKESRLGNKDFLKNAPADIIEKETEGLSKIASELDRLDKMYRDLK from the coding sequence ATGCAAAAAGAGCTTAAATCCCAATACAATCCTCAATCTGCCGAAGATAAATGGTATAAACTTTGGGAAGAAAATAAATATTTTAGCGCTAAAACAAATAAAGACAAAAAGCCCTACGCCATCGTTATCCCGCCGCCTAATGTCACCGGCATCTTACACATGGGCCATGCGCTTAACAACACCATCCAAGACATCCTTATCCGCTACCACCGCATGAAAGGCTTTGAGGCGCTTTGGATGCCCGGCATAGACCACGCAGGGATTGCCACCCAAAACGTAGTAGAAAAATCTATTGCCAAAGAAGGCCTGAAAAGGCAAGACCTGGGAAGAGATGAATTTATAAAAAGAGTCTGGAAATGGAAAGAAGAATACGGGTCAACTATTATAAAACAGCTAAAGAAACTAGGCGCTTCCTGTGATTGGGACCGCCTGCGTTTCACTATGGACGCGCAATATTCAGAAACCGTTATTGATGTATTCGTGCGCCTATATGAAAAAGGGCTTATTTATCGGGGCAGCTACATCATCAACTGGTGTCCGCGCTGTCAAACCGCTCTTGCAGATGAAGAAGCGCCGCACCAAAATATAAATGGGCATCTCTACTACATAAAATATCCTCTTAAGGAAGATAATAAACAGTTTGTAATTGTAGCGACAACCCGCCCTGAAACAATGCTGGGGGATACCGCAGTTGCCGTAAATCCCAAAGATAAACGCTACAAGAAATTAGTCGGAAAAACTTTAATCCTGCCGCTTGTGAATCGGGAAATAAAAGTTATCGCGGATAGCATGGTTGATCCTAAATTCGGTACCGGCGCGGTAAAAGTAACTCCTGCCCATGATCCTAATGATTACGCCACAGGAAAAAAGCACGGTCTTGAATTTATCAATGTTATGCACCCTGATGCCCGAATGAATGAGAACGCCGGAAAATACAGCAATCTCGACCGTTTTCAGGCGCGCAAGATGATAATTGATGACCTGACAAATCTAGAATTAATAGAGAAAATAGATGACTATGAAGTTTCCGCCGGACATTGTTACCGCTGCCATACCATTATTGAACCATATCTTTCCAAACAATGGTTTGTGAAAACAAAGCCCTTGGCAAAGCCGGCGATTGAAGCGGTAAAAAAAGGAAAAATAAAATTTCATCCTCATCGCTGGACAAAAGTTTATTTGAACTGGATGGAAAACATTCAGGACTGGTGTATCTCCAGACAAATATGGTGGGGGCATCGCCTGCCTGTATACTATTGCAAAAATTGTCAGCTATCAGCCGTCAGCTATCAGCCGTCAGCTAAAAACGAAAAGCTGAAAGCTGAAAGCCGAAAGCTGAAAACTGAAAAAGGAATTATTGTATCTAAAATTAAACCTGAAAGATGCCCGGATTGCGCTGGTACAGATATTTATCAAGATGAGGATGTTTTAGACACCTGGTTTTCAAGCTGGCTGTGGCCGTTCGCCACGTTCGGATGGCCGAACCAGCTGAAAGCTGAAAGCCGAAAGCTGAAGACTGATTTAGATTATTTTTATCCTACCTCGGTTTTAGTCACCGCGCCAGAAATAATCTTTTTCTGGGTAGCCAGAATGATCATGGCAGGTTTTGAGTTTATGCAAGATATCCCGTTTAAAGACGTCTATATCCACGGCACAGTAAGGGACATTGAAGGCAAGAAAATGTCCAAATCTCTGGGCAACATCATTGACCCCTTGGAGATAATCGGGGAATACGGCACCGACGCGCTTCGCTTTAGCCTTATTTCTATTACCGCGCAAGGCCAAGACGTATTCTTGTCCAAGGAACGTTTTGAGCAGGGCAGAAATTTTGCCAACAAGATCTGGAATGCCTCGCGTTTTATCCTGATCAATCTTAACGAAGAAAATACCAAACACGACCTCTGCGCATTTTTCAAGAAAGAACACCTGGAACTGATTGACCGCTGGATATTAAGCCGTCTTTACATAACCATTACCGAAACCGAGAAAGCGCTAAATAAATTTAAGTTTAACGAAGCCGCCAATCTTTTATACAGCTTTTTCTGGCATGAATTCTGCGACTGGTATCTGGAAGCAATAAAACCCGAAATCAAAGACCCCCAGCATCAGCTTGTCATGTATAAGGTCTTAGAGAAATTCCTGCGCGCGCTTCATCCTTTTATGCCGTTTATAAGCGAAGAACTCTATAGCATCTTGGGCGAGAAGGAAAGCATTATGAATTCTTCGTATCCGCATATACAAAAAGATATCATTGACCACAAACAAGAAAGAAAAATGCAGCTTGTCTTTGAAATTATTACCCAAATCCGCAACTTAAGAAGCCAGATCAATATCCGGCCGGATCAGAAAGTAAAAGCAGGCGTATTCGCGCATTCACAAAATAACACAAAACTTATCATGGAGAACACAGGATTAATAAAATATTTAAGCCGCTCCGAAGAAATTGAAATATTGGGATCAAAAGAAAAACCCTCCGGCACAATAAGTGCCATTGCCGAAGATGTGGATATATACCTGTATTTTGCCGGGCTTTTAGACGTAGAGAAGGAGAAACTGCGTATCAAAGAAAAGCAGGAGCAGCTTATTAAATCAAAACAAGGAAAAGAATCCCGCCTTGGCAATAAAGACTTCCTTAAGAACGCCCCAGCTGATATAATAGAAAAGGAAACAGAAGGCCTCTCAAAGATCGCAAGCGAACTAGACAGGCTTGACAAAATGTACCGCGACCTCAAATAA
- the nadC gene encoding carboxylating nicotinate-nucleotide diphosphorylase: MELQDFITIALKEDIGEKDITSEIFLSDRQNCEAAIIAKQPQVICGISVACEVFRNYDPDINFKIMTKDSHTVTKGAVLAKIHGKARNILAAERVALNLLSHLSGIATKTREFVKAIKPYKTRIIDTRKTIPGLRILQKYAVRTGGGYNHRMQMDEMILVKDNHLKIIGGYDKLNLKNSGLRTKGYKIEMEVESLEDFKKALKLWPDIIMLDNMSIPDIKKAVRLRKGDKPKLEASGGITLKNVKEFAATGVDFISIGELTHSVKATDISLEIV, from the coding sequence ATGGAATTACAGGATTTCATCACAATCGCCTTAAAAGAGGATATCGGAGAGAAGGATATCACCTCCGAAATATTCTTAAGCGACAGGCAGAATTGCGAGGCAGCAATCATTGCCAAACAGCCTCAAGTTATCTGCGGCATATCAGTGGCCTGTGAAGTCTTCCGCAATTACGACCCGGACATTAACTTTAAAATTATGACTAAAGATTCGCATACTGTAACAAAAGGCGCGGTATTGGCTAAGATACACGGAAAAGCAAGAAACATCTTAGCCGCAGAGCGCGTGGCATTAAATCTATTAAGCCACTTGTCCGGCATAGCCACTAAAACCAGAGAGTTTGTAAAAGCCATAAAACCCTATAAGACGAGGATCATTGACACCCGCAAAACCATTCCGGGGTTACGCATCTTACAAAAATACGCGGTCAGGACCGGCGGCGGCTATAACCACCGCATGCAAATGGATGAGATGATCCTGGTAAAAGATAACCACCTGAAGATAATCGGAGGGTATGATAAATTAAATCTTAAGAATTCCGGGTTAAGGACCAAGGGATATAAGATAGAGATGGAAGTGGAAAGCCTTGAGGACTTCAAAAAAGCGCTAAAGCTTTGGCCTGACATAATCATGCTTGATAATATGAGTATCCCCGATATAAAAAAAGCGGTGCGCTTACGAAAAGGCGATAAGCCTAAATTAGAGGCGTCCGGCGGAATAACTTTAAAGAACGTAAAAGAGTTCGCCGCCACAGGCGTAGATTTCATCTCCATAGGCGAGCTGACCCATTCAGTCAAAGCTACAGATATAAGTTTGGAAATAGTCTGA
- a CDS encoding cofactor-independent phosphoglycerate mutase has translation MKYIVIVPDGMADYPMPELENRTPLEAARTPNFDMIAKFGILGRVKTIPPSLKPASDVANLSILGYNPQTYYTGRGPLEAANLGVELGQDDVAFRCNLVTANSDTLTDYSAGHIRSQEAAQIIKFIDSKLGSENIKFFPGVSYRHLMLVKNAAGEDLEKIECKPAHDITGASISKNLPKGKNSELLIDLMQKSREILSTHEINSVRIDLKENPANMIWLWGQGKKPNLPSFYEKYGVKGSVISAVDLIKGLGKILGLEVINVPGATGYYDTDYEAKARAAVRALEHRDFVFVHIEAPDEAGHNGDLREKITAIERCDQLVLGTILKSMEKKRNFRVMVMPDHATPISLKTHVSDTVFFGIFGKSIMGKGYLNYSEQQAQKAELFFEKGHELMEYFIKHND, from the coding sequence ATGAAATATATTGTTATCGTACCCGACGGCATGGCAGATTACCCTATGCCGGAATTAGAAAACAGGACCCCTTTGGAAGCGGCACGCACCCCAAATTTTGATATGATCGCTAAATTCGGGATTTTGGGCAGGGTAAAAACTATTCCCCCAAGCCTAAAACCAGCTTCTGACGTGGCGAATTTGTCTATCCTGGGCTACAACCCGCAAACCTACTACACCGGCAGAGGGCCTTTGGAGGCGGCAAATCTCGGAGTAGAATTAGGGCAAGATGATGTGGCATTTCGCTGCAACCTTGTTACTGCTAATTCAGACACGCTTACTGATTACAGCGCAGGGCACATACGTTCTCAAGAAGCCGCGCAAATAATAAAATTCATAGACAGTAAGCTTGGCAGTGAAAATATTAAATTCTTCCCCGGGGTAAGTTACCGGCATCTGATGCTGGTAAAAAATGCCGCGGGAGAAGACCTGGAAAAAATAGAATGCAAGCCTGCCCATGATATTACGGGGGCAAGTATTTCCAAGAATCTTCCTAAAGGAAAAAACTCTGAACTTTTGATTGATCTAATGCAAAAATCCCGGGAAATATTATCCACGCATGAAATAAATTCCGTGCGTATAGACCTTAAAGAAAACCCGGCGAATATGATCTGGCTGTGGGGGCAAGGGAAAAAACCTAACCTGCCAAGTTTTTATGAAAAATACGGAGTCAAGGGAAGCGTCATATCCGCGGTAGACCTAATTAAAGGTTTAGGAAAAATACTTGGCCTTGAGGTAATAAACGTCCCTGGAGCAACCGGCTACTACGACACTGATTACGAAGCCAAGGCAAGAGCGGCAGTAAGAGCGCTGGAACATAGAGATTTTGTTTTTGTGCACATAGAAGCGCCTGATGAGGCCGGACATAACGGAGATTTGCGCGAGAAAATCACTGCCATTGAACGCTGTGACCAGCTTGTTTTGGGCACAATACTTAAATCTATGGAAAAGAAAAGGAATTTCAGGGTGATGGTCATGCCCGACCACGCCACCCCCATAAGCCTTAAAACTCATGTTTCAGACACGGTATTCTTTGGCATCTTCGGGAAATCAATCATGGGAAAAGGATATTTAAACTACAGTGAACAGCAAGCGCAGAAGGCCGAGCTTTTCTTTGAAAAAGGCCACGAGTTAATGGAATATTTCATCAAGCATAACGATTGA
- a CDS encoding aspartate kinase: protein MQHKLIVQKFGGSSVANAEKIQNVAKRVTAYKKNGYNIVVVVSALGDTTDQLIELAAKINREPSEREMDMLLSTGEQISVALLAMAIHKLGHEAISFTGAQVGIITDKSHTRARIIKINADRIHEELKKGRIVIVAGFQGVSMSQDITTLGRGGSDLTAVALAKELKADECEIYTDVDGIYTTDPRIEPQAKKIEAITYDEMLEMASLGAQVMQARSIEVAKKFDVPIHVRSSLSNKTGTMIIREVKRMEDVLVSAVTLNKNEAKITVCNVPDRPGVAAQIFTQLAENSVSVDMIVQNVSHLRQTDISFTVNKAELGKAIRITKKIGKDIGIGEILQDEDIARVSIVGVGMKSHPGAAASMFRTMAKEKINIEMISTSDISISCIIQKKFAETAVKKLHAAFNLGAL, encoded by the coding sequence ATGCAGCACAAGTTAATTGTTCAAAAATTCGGCGGTTCTTCCGTAGCGAACGCGGAGAAAATCCAGAATGTCGCCAAAAGAGTTACTGCCTACAAAAAGAATGGCTACAACATCGTAGTTGTGGTTTCCGCCCTTGGGGATACTACCGACCAGCTTATTGAATTAGCAGCCAAAATAAACCGCGAACCTTCGGAAAGGGAAATGGATATGCTTCTTTCCACAGGAGAGCAGATATCAGTGGCGCTTCTTGCTATGGCCATACACAAATTGGGGCACGAAGCAATATCTTTTACCGGTGCCCAAGTAGGCATCATAACCGACAAAAGCCATACCAGAGCGCGCATCATCAAGATAAACGCCGACAGGATACACGAGGAACTTAAAAAAGGCAGGATTGTCATTGTCGCCGGATTCCAAGGGGTATCCATGTCGCAGGATATAACCACTCTTGGAAGAGGCGGCTCGGATTTAACTGCTGTGGCTTTGGCAAAAGAACTTAAAGCCGACGAATGCGAAATCTACACTGATGTGGACGGTATTTATACCACTGACCCGCGCATTGAACCGCAGGCCAAGAAAATAGAAGCAATAACTTATGATGAAATGCTTGAGATGGCCTCGCTAGGGGCACAGGTAATGCAGGCGCGCTCTATTGAAGTAGCCAAGAAATTTGATGTGCCCATACACGTAAGATCTTCTCTCTCTAATAAAACTGGCACCATGATCATACGGGAGGTAAAAAGAATGGAAGATGTACTAGTTTCGGCAGTAACCTTAAATAAAAATGAAGCCAAGATCACTGTCTGCAATGTCCCAGACCGCCCGGGAGTGGCAGCCCAAATATTCACCCAGCTTGCCGAAAACTCAGTAAGCGTGGATATGATCGTGCAAAATGTCAGCCACCTGCGCCAAACAGATATTTCTTTTACTGTAAATAAGGCCGAACTGGGTAAGGCCATACGCATAACCAAAAAAATAGGCAAAGACATTGGCATTGGAGAAATACTGCAAGATGAAGATATCGCCCGCGTTTCAATAGTGGGAGTCGGCATGAAATCGCATCCCGGAGCGGCAGCTTCTATGTTCAGGACTATGGCCAAAGAAAAAATAAATATTGAGATGATCTCAACTTCGGACATAAGTATCTCCTGCATAATCCAAAAGAAATTCGCGGAAACAGCGGTAAAGAAACTGCACGCGGCTTTTAATTTAGGCGCTTTATGA
- a CDS encoding LemA family protein has protein sequence MQKFLIIVLAVAILCALGIVSIYNSIITKNENVKAKWAQIENQLQRRNDLIPNLVNTVKGYAVHEKNLFTDITRLRTQWAQSTNVDDKLKAAQGMDAALSRLIAVAENYPNLKANQNFLALQDELSGTENRIAVERMRYNQAVKEYNITVRTFPGNLIAKKFGYKPATEYFKAEEKAKLVPEVKF, from the coding sequence ATGCAAAAATTTCTTATAATCGTATTAGCAGTTGCAATATTATGCGCGTTGGGAATTGTTTCGATTTACAATTCAATTATTACCAAAAACGAAAATGTGAAAGCCAAGTGGGCGCAAATTGAAAACCAGCTTCAGAGAAGAAACGATCTTATCCCGAATCTAGTAAACACAGTCAAGGGCTACGCTGTCCACGAGAAAAATCTATTCACGGATATAACCCGCTTAAGGACACAATGGGCGCAATCAACCAATGTTGATGATAAACTAAAAGCTGCCCAGGGCATGGACGCAGCCTTATCGCGGCTTATCGCGGTAGCGGAAAATTATCCCAACCTGAAAGCCAATCAAAATTTTCTTGCCCTTCAGGATGAATTATCCGGGACAGAAAACCGTATCGCGGTTGAAAGAATGCGTTACAATCAGGCAGTTAAAGAGTATAATATTACCGTGCGCACTTTTCCCGGAAATTTGATCGCTAAAAAATTCGGGTATAAACCGGCAACAGAATATTTTAAAGCTGAAGAAAAAGCTAAACTTGTGCCGGAAGTAAAGTTTTAG